gtgcagtgatctgtgagctgctctgacagctggtgcttaaagctagtgagggagataagtgtttcagagatttttgtagttcgttccagtcattggcagcagagaactggaaggagagacgaccaaaggaggagttggctttaggggtgaccagagagatatacctgctggagcgcgtgctacaggtgggtgctgctatggtgaccagtgagcggagataagggggggactttacctagcagagtcttgtagatgacctggagccaatgtgtttggcgacgattatgaagcgaaggccagccaacgagagcgtacaggtcgcagtggtgggtagtatatggggctttggtgacaaaacggatggcactgtgatagactgcatccagcttgttgagtagggtattggaagctattttgtaaatgacatcgccgaagtcgaggattggtaggatggtcagttttacgagggtatgtttggcagcatgagtgaaggatgctttgttgcgaaataggaagccaattcgagatttcactttggattggagatgattgatgtgagtctggaaggagagtttacagtctaaccagacacctaggtatttgtagttgtccacaaattctaagttagaaccgtccagagaagtgatgctggacaggcgggcaggtgcaggcagcgatcggttgaagagcatgcatttagttttacttgtgtttaggagcagttggagaccacggaaggagagttgaatggcattgaagctcgtctggagggttgttaacacagtgtccaaagaagggccagaagtgtacagaatggtgtcgtctgcgtagaggtggatcagagattcaccagcagcaagagcgacatcatttatgtatacagagaaaagagttggcccaagaattgaaccctgtggtacccccatagagactgccagaggtccagacagtaggccctccgatttgacacactgaactctgtcagagaagtagttggtgaaccaggcgacgcaatcgtttgagaaaccaaggctactgagtctgccgatgaggatgtggtgattaacagagtcaaaagctttggccaggtcaatgaatacggcagcacagtattgtttcttatcgatggcggttacgatgtcgtttaggaccttgagcgtggctgaggtgcacccatgaccagctctgaaaccagattgcatagcggagagggtgcggtgggattcgaaatggtcggtaatctgtttgttgacttggctttcgaagaccttagaaaggcagggtaggatggatataggtctgtagcaatttgggtcaagagtgtcacctcctttgaagagggggatgacagcagctgctttccaatctatgggaatctcagacgacacgaaagagaggttgaacaggctagtaataggggttgcaataatttcggcagataattttagaaagaaagggtccagattgtcaagcccagctgatttgtaggggtccagattttgcagctctttcagaacatcagctgaatggatttgggagaaggagaaatgggggaagcttgggcgagtagctgtgggggtgcagtgctgttgaatgcagtaggggtagttaggtggaaagcatggccagccgtagaaaaatgcttattgaaattctcaattatagtgggcttatcggtggtgacagagtttcctatcctcagtgcagtgggcagttgggaggaggtgttcttattgtccatggactttacaatgtcccagaactttttagagttggagttgcacggcgaatttctgtttgaaaaagctagccttggcgtttctaactgcctgtgtgtattggtttctaacttccctaaaaagttgcatatcacgggggcagttcgatgctaatgcagaacgccacaggatatttttgtgttggttaagggcagtcaggtctggggagaaccaagggctatatctgttcctggttctaaatttcttgaaaggggcatgcttatttaagatggagaggaaggcatttaaaaaaaataaccaggcatcctctactgacgggatgaggtcaatatccttccaggataccagggccaggtcgattagaaaggcttgctcgttgaaatgtttcagggagcgtttgacagtgatgagtggaggtcgtttgaccgctgacccattacgggtgcaggcaatgaggcagtgatcgctgagatcttggttgaaaacagcagaggtgtatttagagggcacgttggttaggatgatatctatgagggtgccagtgtttgcggctttggggttgtacctggtgggttcattaataatttgtgtgagattgagggcatcaagcttggattgtaggatggccggggtgttaagcatgtcccagtttaggtcacctagtttAGGTCATATATAAACGTAAGCAAGGTGTGAAATGATtgttagtcaaatattatatatgtttgggcttcttgctgtctatttgcagtctacaaatgatatgtaattatgttccagcccccaGACCATTGCTGAAGAAAGAATCTGcctgtggctgaatctagttgatgatacCTAATCTATAGTCTGCTGCCAACCCCCCTGACACAGTgggtgtctctctacagctgtctTGGGTCTGTCCTCAGAACATGCACCTCTATATCCTAGTGAGTGCCCTTCTCAGCATCCCTGTCTCTTTGGGTGAGTTGGACTTTTTTCCGTTTTAGTATTATAGCATTTGCATCCAGTTGTAGATGGTTGTTTAACCTATGATTACTTTacagtagtaatatgttggaaGAATTTCATTTgactcccaatctctctctctctccccctagctTTCTCTTTGGGTGGGTCATGTCGTCGTCGTTGTTGTCTCACAAAAAGTCACACATGGATTTGAAAAATTCTGTATTTTCTTTTGATAATCTCTGgcattgtcctcctctctcctcccataacTCACACTATTTGTCCCTCTCTTTTTCAGGTTGGAATGAAGACTTACATATAGTGTGTTCTGGTCGAGAGTTCCGCCTGCCGGTCTACTCAGGCTCAAGAATCGTGACCTTTACCCCCAGCTACCCTCCAGGACAAAGAAGAGTGCTTCTGGAGAACAACAatgtaggttgtgtgtgtgtgtgtgtgtttgtgtgtgtgggttggttcttctattcttgtggggacctcATATCCCCaaatgtccccacaaggatagtaaaacattctCCCTTGTGGGGACATTTCCTACATCCCCAtgaggaaaaaggctattttaagcttaggcGTTATGGTTACAATTAATGTAAGGGGTTGGGGGTTAGGTTCAGGTAAAAtacgattttgaatggaaatgaaTTTTCGATCCCCACGAGGATAGAAGTACATAacgtgtgtttaagtgtgtgtgtgttcttctatGCTAAGCACTATTGTGTGTTTATAGTTGAAGGACCCGCGGTTTGAGTGGACGAAAGATAGGACGTTGCTGCTGAAAGACATCACACACCGTGACCAGGGGCTCTACTCTATCAAACTGTCCTCTGGATTCACCTATGAGACCGTTCGCCTCACTGTCTCAGGTACAGGGGCTCAGGGGCTCCCGAATGGTGCAGTggtcgaaggcactgcatctcagtgctagaggcgtcactacagaccctggtttgagtccaggctgtatcacaagcagccttgattgggagtcccatagggcggtgcacagttggcccagcgtggttagggtttggccgaggtaggccgtcattgtaaataataatttgttcttaactgacttgcatagttaaataaaataaaaaatatatttaaaaaaattctgcCGCAGGGAATACATCTCTCCATTTCTTTGTCTATTTTTTTCTCTATTTCttgctctctcttatctctcttatCTCTATGATATTGTATAATGATTAATTGTATCTGTTGAAATTAATTGTATGAACTTTGAAACATTGTATAACTCTCAAGATAATCTCTCCCTGTTTTGCTTTCTTTCACCCTTTCTCAGAATGTATAAAAACCTTCCGTCTGGGCTATGGGGAAACCTTTCAGCACAACATCCCTAAATATGGCTCCGTGCTGGAGTTCTCTCCCGGGGCTCCCCCTCTGACTCCCAGACGGTATTACTGTGGAACCGGATGGACCCTGAGACCAGCGAGGCGAGCCGGGGGAGGCTAGGTTCAAGTGGGAGGGTCTGGGTGGCAGAGAGGGTGACCCAGGCAGACCAGGGAAACTACACCCTCCGAGACGAGAATGGGAAAGTAATCTCCCGCAGCAAGTTGACTGTCAATGGTGAGCACTAGAAAGATCAAAGAGATCTGGATGAAGGGGAGAGCGAAATgaaaagggagatggagagagggagatgggatcGGAGGCTAGGAGAGAAGAGATTGCGATATTAGATCTGACAAATGGTCAAAACTGACTCATAATCCAAACTGACTCTTAATTGTATCTGATTCTTTCTTTCATCCTGATGCCCCTCATCGTCCTCATGTCCCCTCCTtaatttctcctttttcttttccTTTACACTCTttccaattctctctctctcattatcccATGTGTGGGTGCAGGGCACAACTTCAATGTCACCCGCTTCTTCACGGAGTCTCTAAACCTTCCCCTTTTTCTCCCTGTCCCTCATGTCCAACTCATTTTTACCCCGTCCCTGCACCTCTCCAACCCCTCCAACGTGCCCCTTGAGTCCCGGTACTCTCGCCCCGTGCAGCTGATCAGGGATGGCCAGATTGTGGACCAGGACCCCCGGTACTGGGGCCTCCTCTCTCTGGGGAGAAACGGGACTGTCAACGAGGTGGTCATCACCAGGCTGAGTgcaaagcatgatgggatgtatGAGATCCGAGATCAGGGCGGCAACCTGGTGTCGTCCACCATTCTCCATGTGGTCGGTGagtgacttgtgtgtgtgtgagtgagcaggAGCTTTCCCCTTTACATGATGCAGAGATATCTTTCTTGAACTCCCCGCTCACTTACTCTTTCTcccttcctttttctctctccagaTAAGACTGCTAGATGGAGAGCAGTCCTCAAGTCCATCAGTGTTCCTTTTGGCATGTTTGTGACTTTGGCTGGTTTCATCCTATTTATGAAGCGCTACACTAACTGCAGCCTCACTATGATAATCAATGGCCTAAGAGGTCACCATACAACAGCATCTAACCATCAAAGAGTCAATGTCCAGGTGAGGGGATGTTCTGAATGAGCTTGACGGATGTAGAGTGAGAGATGTTTGTGAGTTTGGTAGGTAGAAGAAATATGGTGGGGTTACGAGTGGTTATTGGAGGGTTTGTGTGTGCGCAATGCAATGAGCCTGTTGTCATGGTACTATGTTGTCCATCCATTTCAACTGTGTGATGTTATAGAATTCTGCCAGAGTGTCAGAGTAAAAGTCCTTTGCGCCAGTTTGAATCTCCTCCTGCATCAGGTCCTTACACATTTAAATTGGGTCAATGGTCACATACAGTTTCATGCTTCTCTGTGGATTGTTAGTTTGTATCGCTGTGCGTTCCCCTGTCTACTCAATATTTATATTTACATAGTTGTTTTGTTTGTCATCTGCAGGACTACAGTCCACCCAGCCCTCCAGCCCTCTGGCATTTACAGTCATTCAAAGCAGATTGTAACGCCAAAAATATGGATCCCCAGACCTACACATTCGGTATGTAGGCGGTGAAGTTGTAAATGTAGGCTCTTTTCACCATTATTATAGATTTCTATATTATGTGTCTTTCTCAGGGTTACATTCCTGTCGTGGACAGTGCACCACTTGTAGTGGACAGTGGACCACAGCCCTCCCCTGAGCTAGTGAGGACAGCGAGACAACAGGAGACAGATAGACTTAGAGTTGAGACTGCCACTACTCACACTCCTAGTGAAGAGGTAAATACACACACTGTTTCTATTTTCTGTCTCACAATGGACAATTAAGTTATATTCTGCTCTTTCGTTTTGTCATTGACTCTCTCTTCTCAGGAGactgctgacagagagagggagatctcCTTTCCCATCGCTGGCACCTCAGACTGCCTCCACTCATCTGAAGACTGCTTTCAGTTCCAGATCAAGAaagagggagacaaggagagcAAAGCAAAAGACTACTTCTCCACACTTCCACTGGACACAGATACCTTGGAGACTTGCAGCATCTACACTTCTGAAAAACTCAACTTCTTATAGAGCACAGAGAAGAGGAGTGAATGGAGGTAAagaaagagtgggaggagagaaaATAGTGGAGGGCGATATGATTAAACTGTTCACGGGTGATTTTGTAATTATAGTGCCTTCACTTTCAGAACCCTATTTGGATCTGTTTGGGTATTGCGTATTACTTCATATAATTTCTTTATGATCATGTCATTATCATTCATTTTAAGAATGAGATGAGCAATATCCTCCATTTTGGCATATCGCTCCTTTGTACAACTGGCATGGTAATGTTTCCAAAAATCAACCTGCCGATTACTTTGTGCTACCTACCTAGGAACCCTCAGGACCACACATTTAAACCTTTTCTGTAAGCTATAgatgactgtatatgtgtgtaaaTATATGGGAGTTATGTTAGGATGGAGAAGAGATGTCAACATTAAAGAAGAGATGAGGAATTCTCTGATTTTGTAATATGGGAATTGCCTCTCAATTTAAAATCATATCTGCATGTGTTACCTACTATTAAACAAGTAAATTAACACAAAATAATTCAAAATAAACTTTTATTAGATTACATATCTTTACATAAGATATAAACTTTCTTTGTGATTGCCATAAAGTGGTGCACATGATTAAATTACTGTTACATTATTTCACCACGTATTCACATTGTCATTGAGGTTTTATAGAATGGATTATAATATGTTTGAAGTCATATACTTTCCCCAATGTTTTGTGTATTAACGTATCATTGGCTTGTTCGTCAAGTAATGAATGAAGCTCGAGAAAATAAAACGAATTTTAAATCTAGTTATGAAAGTGTCTTAGTCATGACAGTGGGGGAACGAAGAAGAGCTAGCTTTGGAGGACTGATGGTATCCCAGCGTGCACTGTTTTCGATGCGGCCAGCGTGCGAACTTGgcacaaaacaaaaataaagtAGGCGCAATAGTTGCCTTTTAGGCAAGACTTTCAAGATAGTTTGCCATCAAGCGTGACACAAAAAATCGTGTTTAGCTACAGAGGGACGTGCACTTGAAATATGTCTTTGGTTTGCGCAAGTAAGTTGAACATGCTTCTGAAGTTGAATGAGCTAGTTCGCTTACCTAGCaccctgctagctaacgttagtgtgGCGAGCTAGTAACTGATGCATTGTATTTGTAGTCTGTCACTTTTCTGCAACATGGTATTCATGGTGGCTTACTAGTTATATTATCTAGCCATGAAACAATAGCTAACAATTGTATGTATCCATTTATGTTACCCCACTTAGTTTCCAATGAGGTCCCGGAGCACCCTTGCGTGTCCCCAGTGTCTAACCAGGTGTTCGAGCGCCGACTGATCGAGAAGTTCATCGCAGAGAATGGCGTGGATCCCATGAATAGCCAACCACTGTCGGAAGAGCAACTTATCGATATTAAAGGTGAACAGGGCGGGGATAGACAGTTAACGTAATCGGTCGAATCGATTACACAAAGTATGTATTTATGTACTGATTTTAGTTTTGGCTTAGAAGGAAATCCTAAGTAGGTTCCATGTATTCGAAGAGATGTTTTCGTAATGGATTTGAATTAATGTTGTGCTGCCTTCTGTTGCCCAGTGTCTCATCCTATCCGACCAAAGGCTCCCTCTTCTACCAGTATCCCTGCCATACTCAAGGCTCTGCAAGATGAGTGGGTGAGTGTCTAGGCAGACTGGTTTGTAGTCTACCTGTGGACAGTGTTATGACAGAATACTCTTCCTCTGTATTATTAAATCTTTCCCTTAATGTCTTCTGTCTCTTTCAAGGATGCAGTCATGTTGCACAGTTTCACTCTGAGGCAGCAGCTACAGACGACTCGCCAGGAGCTCTCTCACGCCCTGTACCAGCATGACGCAGCCTGCAGAGTCATTGCGCGTCTTACCAAGGAGGTCACTGCAGccagagagggtaagagagggcCAAGGGATCTCTATAGTCTGAAGTCGCTTCCTCATCTTCTCTCATCATTCACTGACCTGTGAAGGCAAAATGCTTACTCTTTGCCCATTCTCCCATTCAACAGCCCTGGCCACACTCAAGCCCCAAGCCGGATTGGTGGCCCCTCAGGCTATGCCCGCCTCTCAGCCAGCCGGTGGGGTGAGTGATTAGTGCTGATTCCTATCCATCAAACAGGATTCCTGTCCATCAGAGATTGAGGGTAGATGCTCTCTCTTTTCTAAGTATTCTTCTCTCTATTGTTTTGACTCTCCCTTTCTCAGGGTTCTGGTGGGGAACCAATGGAGGTTAGTGTGCAGGTGGGAATGACTCCAGAGATCATCCAGAAGGTAAGAGCTAATTTCCTATTTTTCTTTTTACCCCCTGTGATTAGTGTTCTCATTACTCTGAGACCCTCTCAATATGGGAATGGATTTGTGATTCATTGAATTCTCATTAGTCTCTTTCCTGCTCCTCTACTGTTCTGTTTTCAGCTTCAAGATAAGGCTACTGTCCTTAccacagagagaaagaaggtAAGACTTTCATTCAAGAAAATGTCTGTCGTGCGTTGAAGGCTTGCAGAGATGGATGATAAACCACTCAATCTTTTTAATAAACTAATTTTGTCCCTTATGTTTGCtcactcctccctttctctccctaacCAGAGAGGAAAGACTGTGCCAGAGGAGCTGGTCAGGGCTGAGGATCTGAGCAAGTACCGCCAAGTAGCTTCCCACGCTGTGAGTACTGCTATCTGTAGGACTGTAATAACCTGTAGTTGGGCTGACTGTGCTGCTTAGCACTACTGAGGTTGCccttaactgtctgtctgtccgtccatatAGTGACCATGTTCTTTTGAATGTCTCAGGGACTTCACAGTGCCAGTGTCCCAGGAATCCTGTGTATGGACCTCTGTCCTTCAGACACCAACAAAGTACTCACTGGTAAGCACCCCTGCTTTTTCTAACAgctttttattttctctccatctcttttcctTGCATATGTAAATAGAACTATCAATCAAATATAATTGATGACTATCTTGTGTTGAAAGGTGGggctgataagaatgtggtggtATTTGATAAGAAGGAGGAGCAGATCATTGCCACCCTCAAGGGTCACACCAAGAAGGTCACCTCTGTCATCTACCACCCCTCCCAGGTAACAGACCTGTCTATACACCTGTCTAGCTCCTAATATTTTATGGAAATTAACTCAATTATGCTTCATATGCTACTTTTCAACATTGTGTATACAGTGAAATTAAAATAAAGTTAAAAGGTAAGTTGATTTGTGGTATCTATATACCCCGGTTTAAAATGTGTTGTAGTTTGTAAATCTCCCGTGCCTAATTTCCTTCCTCACTTTAGTTTCTTTGTATTTTccatctttctttcctctccagtcTGTGGTGTTCTCTGCCTCTCCAGACAGCACCATCCGGGTGTGGTCTGTTACTGGGGGCAACTGTATCCAGGTGGTGCGAGCGCACGAGGCGAGCGTGACC
The sequence above is drawn from the Salmo salar chromosome ssa05, Ssal_v3.1, whole genome shotgun sequence genome and encodes:
- the prp19 gene encoding pre-mRNA-processing factor 19 (The RefSeq protein has 1 substitution compared to this genomic sequence) encodes the protein MSLVCAISNEVPEHPCVSPVSNQVFERRLIEKFIAENGVDPMNSQPLSEEQLIDIKVSHPIRPKAPSSTSIPAILKALQDEWDAVMLHSFTLRQQLQTTRQELSHALYQHDAACRVIARLTKEVTAAREALATLKPQAGLVAPQAMPASQPAGGGSGGEPMEVSVQVGMTPEIIQKLQDKATVLTTERKKRGKTVPEELVRTEDLSKYRQVASHAGLHSASVPGILCMDLCPSDTNKVLTGGADKNVVVFDKKEEQIIATLKGHTKKVTSVIYHPSQSVVFSASPDSTIRVWSVTGGNCIQVVRAHEASVTGLSLHATGDYLLSSSEDQYWAFSDIQTGQVLTKVTDEAAGVALTCAQFHPDGLIFGTGTSDSQIKIWDLKERTNVANFPGHSGPVTSIAFSENGYYLATGAQDSSVKLWDLRKLKNFKTIALDNNYEVKSLVFDQSGTYLAVGGSDIRVYICKQWSEVLNFSDHSGLVTGVAFGDNAQFLSSAGMDRSLKFYSL